One Eriocheir sinensis breed Jianghai 21 chromosome 61, ASM2467909v1, whole genome shotgun sequence genomic window, GACCACACCCTCGTCAAGTGGAACCGCAGCAAAAGTATGAGCGACGTTTTTACCGGAGACGATGACGCTAAGGAATTCGAGGATAAGGACGGGACGAACGAGGGTAGAAGAAGACGTGCAGCTAGTTACAGTGACGTGAAGGATACTGTGGCTAAGGACAGAGAGGATAAGGATAAGATGAAGCACAGAGAGAGGTATAAGGATGCTggtgataaggaaggaaggattaaggatGCAAGGCGACACATACCGAGTTACAAGGACGCCAAGGATGCTAcaggcgaggagggaaggagtgaaaatgaGACCAGACACACAGCACAGTCCCCATCCTTAAGGAGTAGGAGTGAGGGTCAGGAGGTCAAGGATGCTGGTGGTGAGGATGGGGTCATTCACGTGGCCCGACCCATCCTAGTGAGGGGTAAGGATGAGTACGAGGTGGATTACGTGAAGGAGGATGAGGTCACCATGCAGAGAGCTCACCAtattgtcctctcctcctcctcctcttcctcttcctcctcaccatccTTCAGCAACCTGCCTCTCATTAGACAGAGCGATCGAGGCAGTGATGGTGAGGGGGTGTTTGTGGCCACTCCCGTCTTCCTCGAGGGCAGCCcaacctcctcgcctcctcctctggcCCCTTCTTCATCGTCCTCCGTGGTGCACCAGGGAAGCCGTGACGAAGGAGCTGGACAGGTGAGCGCTTCGTACCTGTGACTGCTTATTTAGGATTTTTTTgttgtcatttattttctctgcctcacttgttctcctttcctttctctccatttctccttcattctctagcttccctttctttctcttcccttttcccatttcttttgttttctcttccttttctttcatttcactacctttcctttctttcctttctctccctttctccttcattcccattcttttcattccttcccttccatttttttttcttacttttcaatccattcttttactttcctttgccttttcttcccttttcttgtttttctgtcattttcttcctttcccatccaatCTCCCTTTCCATAACTATCTTTTTCagttttccctcccattctcttcctttcccatctatttttctcctttcgttctcttccactacctccccttccaccaccaccaccaacaacaacaacaacaacaacgactccCCTTCCCGCAGGACCCACTCAAGAGGGAGAAGGATACCACCCTGTCCACGCTGCGTCGGGAGATCCTTCACCTGACTCGCCTCAAGGAAGAGATCGAACAGAACCTCATCAAGAGCCAGGTGGGATGGGAAACTGATGTCTGTCCCTTCACTTCAATGTAAACTCCCTTTTCCCATCATTCCCTTCCAACTTCAATTtaaactcccttcctttcctttcctttcttctccttttcttccctttcccttcctttccctttcttttcttaggtcttcctttcgttcttttcctttcttatccgttccctttcttttctatgCTTTCTctgctctccccttcccatccatttaTCCGTCTCTCTTACCTGTTATCCATCTTTTACCCCATTTTACgctcttcctttgtctccctcctGCAGGTGGAGCTGAAGAAACAGGTGAGCGGCCTACGGGAGGAGCGCGGGGGCCTGGAggcggagatggaggagagggagaggcgtctACAGGCCCAGGGCGAGGAGATTAAGGACCTCAAAGACACCATCGCACAGCTGCAGACCCTTGTGTTCGCCAGTgatggggaggtgaggaggaggaggaggaggaggaggaggtgccgttGGTGGtagcggaagaggaagatagtTGAAAGAGAGGTTACAAGgtagaggaagatatggaagaaggaggaggaggaggaggaggaggaggtgccgttGGTGGcagcggaagaggaagatagtTGAAACAGAGGTTACAAGgtagaggaagatatggaaggaggaggagaaggaggaggaggaggaggtgccgttGGTGGtagcggaagaggaagatagtTGAAAGAGAGGTTACAGGgtagaggaagatatggaaggaggaggaggaggaggaggaggtgctgttggtggtagcggaagaggaagatagtTGAAAGAGAGGTTACAGGgtagaggaagatatggaagaaggaggaggaggaggaggaggaggaggaggtgccgttggtggtagtggaagaggaagatagttGAAAGAGAGGTTACAGGgtagaggaagatatggaaggaggaggaggaggaggaggaggaggtgctgttggtggtagcggaagaggaagatagtTGAAAGAGAGGTTACAAGgtagaggaagatatggaaggaggaggaggaggaggaggaggtgctgttggtggtggcggaagaggaagatagtTGAAAGAGAGGTTACAGGgtagaggaagatatggaagaaggaggaggaggaggaggaggaggaggtgccgttggtggtagtggaagaggaagatagttGAAAGAGAGGTTACAGGgtagaggaagatatggaagaaggaggaggaggaggaggaggaggtgccgttggtggtagtggaagaggaagatagttGAAAGAGAGGTTACAGGgtagaggaagatatggaagaaggaggaggaggaggaggaggaggaggtgccgttGGTGGtagcggaagaggaagatagtTGAAAGAGAGGTTACAGGgtagaggaagatatggaaggaggaggaggaggaggaggaggaggaggtgctgttggtggtagcggaagaggaagatagtTGAAAGAGAGGTTACAAGGTAGAGGaagatatgggaggaggaggaggaggaggaggaggaacaatatataaatgaataaaaataacatTACCATCAACCCATTTGCACTcaagcccccttcccctccccccccaggtcAGGCTTCAGCGGCAGGCCAGCGATCTCCTGGAGCAGCTGCGCGAGGAGAAGCGTCACCgcctggaggagaggaaggagctgCAGCGAGAGGTCCGGGCGCTCACCTCACGCCTGCAGGAGAAGGAGGCACAGCTACAGAAGTACAAGTCTGACCCGGCGCTCTCATCCTGGGGCTCGGGGGGACTGGGGGGGCTGGTGAAGGGCGCTGTCGGGACCTGGAAGACGTCTTTACCAGATGTACGGAGAGAGCCATCACCCAGCTCCTTCAGCACATCCTTGGCAGAGAAGAGGAGGTCAGTTTCCAGCCAGAGTGATTCCTCCGATGACAGCCACTCCACTGTGATATCCTCCACCTCAAGGACCTCCAGGGCAAAGGATAACGTGTCTGGCAGGTTGACTGGGAGTGCCTTGAAGTCCTACAAGGCAATGGAGTTCTTAGACAAGCCACACATTGCACCAGTTAAGGATTCAAGGATGTCTGGAAAGCTTGACAAGGCACCAGTAGAAGGAAGGCCAAGAGGAGGTAATGGGAGGTTAGACAAGGCAGTGGACTCCTTCAGAAAGTCATATATTGCACCTGTGAGTGATTACAGGGTCAACAGAGCTTCTACAAGGCGAGAAACAACAGCAGAACCCTATGGAGAGCTTGACAAGGCACCagtaaaaggaagacaaaaagaatcATATGTGGGGTTAGATAAGCCAGTGGACTCCTTCAGAAAGTCATATATTGCACCCGTTAGTGATTACAGGGTCAACAGAGCTTCTACAAGGCGAGAAACAACAGCAGAACCCTATGGAGAGCTTGACAAGGCACCagtagaaggaagacaaaaagaatcATATGTGGGGTTAGATAAGCCAGTGGACTCCTTTAGAAAGTCATATATTGCACCTGTGAGTGATTACAGGGTCAACAGAGCTTCTACGAGGCGAGAAACAACAGCAGAACCCAATGGAGAGATTGACAAGGCACCAGTAGAAGGAAGACCAAAAGAATCATATGTGGGGTTAGATAAGCCAGTGGACTCCTTTAGAAAGTCATATATTGCAACCGTGAGTGATTACAGGGTTAACAGAGCTTCTACAAGGCCAGGCACAGCAGCAGCGCCCTTGGGAAAGTCTGACAAGGCACCAGTAGAAGGAAGACCAAAAGAATCATATGTGGGGTCAGATAAGCCAGTGGACTCCTTCGTAAAGTCATATATTACACCCGTGAGCGATTACAGGGTCAACGAAGCTCCTACAAGACCCTCTGGAAAGCTCAACAAGGCACCACTAGGAGAAGGAAGGCCCAGAAGTACTCCACTATGGTCGGACAAGGCAGTGGAGGTCTCTAAGAAGTCGGACACTGCAGCAATGGACACTGTCTCACACGCAGTCCCCTTGAGGCTTGACAGACCTTGGGAATCATCAAGAAACGCAAACAGACGACCCACAAGTAGAACAGACCCAGATGTGGACTGCAGTGCGCCAAGCAAGTCCAGCGTGGTGACTCTGGACTTGGCGCCAACCTCACTGACAGCACCTTTGGGAGACGCCATTCTCAGCGACACTGTAGAAGGCCGAAGGTACGCCGGCGATGGCAGCGGCAAGGCCAGAGTGAGAACTACCATCTATTTGCAACTTGGGGACTACACAGGAtcgggaggaggtagagaaggggacTATGAGAAGGggctgaaagaagaggaggatgggaggtcAGGGGGGTATCAGAGAGGacttagagaagggagaggtacaGATTGGGACTCCAGAAGGTCAGGAATCAATGAGAGAGGACtaggagaagggggagatagaGATGGGGACTttgaagggggaggtggagaaggggaatATAGAAGGTCAGGGGACTTTGAAAGGGGACTCAGAGAAGGGGAATATAGAAGGTCAGGGGACTTTGAAAGGGGACTcagagaagggggaggtggagatggGGACTACAGAAGGTCAGGGGACTTTGAAAGGGGACTCAGAGAAGGGGAATATAGAAGGTCAGGGGACTTTGGTAGGGGActgagagaagggggaggtggagatggGGACTACAGAAGGTCAGGGGACTTTAAAAGGGGAGATACAGATCGGGACTATACAAGGACAGGGGGCTATGAAAGGGGACTTGGGGAAGGGGACTATATGCATTCAAGGGGCTATGAGAAAGGACTAACAGAAGGGGACTATGGGAGACCAGCGGGTAGCAATGGGGACTATTTGGAGTCAGAAAACTATGCAAAGGAACCCAAAGAGACCCCACAGAACCTTGTCGGGAAGTCCACAACACCTCtagtccacctccaccacctccaccacacaggGCAGCTCCCCCAACCACATGTACTCAGACCAgttgcacctccaccaccacagaaCACCACCAGGCTCCACAACGCTCCACCACAGGTCACAAGGGAACAGTTCAGAGAAAGACCACCACAACCCCTATCACAGGTCAGGTCAGGCgatgtggaggtggaggcaggTTCAAGGACCTCGTGGATGTACAAGCCTGTGGAGGGATCGGGAGGAGCACCagcggaggaaaagaggaggagagagaaagtggaaaatggaagaggagtggaatatggaaggagagaaagagaaccagTTAAAGGAGTGGactatggaagaaggaaagaccaAGAATTACGAAGTGGattagaaagtggaagaggagagaccGAGGCAGAAAGAGGCATGGAATGTGGAAGAAGAACCAACCTCAATCCACCACATGctaaggaaggtggaaggagaggaacagaatCACCAAGAGGGGTGGAAGACTGGAGAAATCAAGCCTCAGAGTTACCAAGAAGCAACAGTATCGCGAGCAGTGTTAGTGAGGCAGGGAAAGGGACACAGGCCACCTCATACATCGCAGCCACAATACACTGCCTCCACAACATAGCACCTCTACGCCACTTCTTCACGGAGGAGTTCAGGGCCCTGGGAGTGAGGAGCGAGCTGGCTAGGGCTGTCAGTGGAGTGTTTGCGGCCTTGGAGACTGGCAGGGGTAACCGGGAAGCAATACAACGCCTGAGGGACGCTGTAGGACATAGGGACAAGATCTTTCTACTGCACCAAGACCCACCAGCTGCAGACTTCCTCCCGTGTCTTCTGGCCTGGTTACACAGCGACCTGGCCCCTGAGACACACCCACAAGGACCTCCAGCCTCGTCAGTGGTCTCCCGGCTGTTCCATGGCCTGAGGGAGTCCCTGATTGTGTGTCCTACGCGGGGGGAGGTCCTGTCGGTCGCCATGGAGTCCTTCAACTTCCTAACTCTGTCCGTGCCCGGGGAAGGTGCCTGGACGCTACaggttattatatttttcttctgtatttgtttctttgtctttgttttcctcctcagaCGGTTTCTTGTATTGTTAAAAAGAGgaacatgtttattttttttttttacttttatatgTTTGGAATTTGTGTTGTCTATTCTTTTTacttggttttatttatttttttattttatttttttatttatttatttatttatttatttatttatttatttattattttttttatttatttatttttatttttttgtctggtGTTTGTCATTTTCGTCTTCCGCAAtcactcccttttttctttttttggacacgtaaattgtttaaaaaaagtaGCAGGTCGTTTCATTAATTTCGGTTTATTATAATTTACATTCATAGTTTTGTCTAATTAACGTCATCTTCATCAACTACTAA contains:
- the LOC126986314 gene encoding uncharacterized protein LOC126986314 isoform X3 — translated: MWWREKDLVCSVAYSEKCEEGTREREFPTMMEFLNSMRGEPNYYGSLERLPLAPVRGKPPPYTSRRQQSRRGGALKGIRGLSSSTGDLTSSSRSRTNSSTSNDGDWEDWGGGGGGGGGGGGGAGDLGIPLNPRDMSDSPIATPTQPHHQRHGSVTYSYVELTSDDRNSDRSPSRERSAPTAPSTPQPQHQRHGSVSYSYVELTSDDRNSDRSPSHERSAPTATPTHPQQHQGSVSYNSYGTTSEPSEARFKTNGNTESSNTSPAQQRHGGREGREQSTRSIKTQQEEKQGNRNTNANRSQEKASGREGREQITKTNKTQQEEKQGTRNTNTNGREGREQITKTNKTQQEEKQGTRNTNTNGREGREQITKTNKTQQEEKQGTRNTNASGREGREQITKTNKTGQEEKQGTRNTNANRSQERARAKSGDTSDPDTASPASTLERRPRSGSVGNTKSLKNYRELAAIPDHTLVKWNRSKSMSDVFTGDDDAKEFEDKDGTNEGRRRRAASYSDVKDTVAKDREDKDKMKHRERYKDAGDKEGRIKDARRHIPSYKDAKDATGEEGRSENETRHTAQSPSLRSRSEGQEVKDAGGEDGVIHVARPILVRGKDEYEVDYVKEDEVTMQRAHHIVLSSSSSSSSSSPSFSNLPLIRQSDRGSDGEGVFVATPVFLEGSPTSSPPPLAPSSSSSVVHQGSRDEGAGQDPLKREKDTTLSTLRREILHLTRLKEEIEQNLIKSQVELKKQVSGLREERGGLEAEMEERERRLQAQGEEIKDLKDTIAQLQTLVFASDGEVRLQRQASDLLEQLREEKRHRLEERKELQREVRALTSRLQEKEAQLQKYKSDPALSSWGSGGLGGLVKGAVGTWKTSLPDVRREPSPSSFSTSLAEKRRSVSSQSDSSDDSHSTVISSTSRTSRAKDNVSGRLTGSALKSYKAMEFLDKPHIAPVKDSRMSGKLDKAPVEGRPRGGNGRLDKAVDSFRKSYIAPVSDYRVNRASTRRETTAEPYGELDKAPVKGRQKESYVGLDKPVDSFRKSYIAPVSDYRVNRASTRRETTAEPYGELDKAPVEGRQKESYVGLDKPVDSFRKSYIAPVSDYRVNRASTRRETTAEPNGEIDKAPVEGRPKESYVGLDKPVDSFRKSYIATVSDYRVNRASTRPGTAAAPLGKSDKAPVEGRPKESYVGSDKPVDSFVKSYITPVSDYRVNEAPTRPSGKLNKAPLGEGRPRSTPLWSDKAVEVSKKSDTAAMDTVSHAVPLRLDRPWESSRNANRRPTSRTDPDVDCSAPSKSSVVTLDLAPTSLTAPLGDAILSDTVEGRRYAGDGSGKARVRTTIYLQLGDYTGSGGGREGDYEKGLKEEEDGRSGGYQRGLREGRGTDWDSRRSGINERGLGEGGDRDGDFEGGGGEGEYRRSGDFERGLREGEYRRSGDFKRGDTDRDYTRTGGYERGLGEGDYMHSRGYEKGLTEGDYGRPAGSNGDYLESENYAKEPKETPQNLVGKSTTPLVHLHHLHHTGQLPQPHVLRPVAPPPPQNTTRLHNAPPQVTREQFRERPPQPLSQVRSGDVEVEAGSRTSWMYKPVEGSGGAPAEEKRRREKVENGRGVEYGRREREPVKGVDYGRRKDQELRSGLESGRGETEAERGMECGRRTNLNPPHAKEGGRRGTESPRGVEDWRNQASELPRSNSIASSVSEAGKGTQATSYIAATIHCLHNIAPLRHFFTEEFRALGVRSELARAVSGVFAALETGRGNREAIQRLRDAVGHRDKIFLLHQDPPAADFLPCLLAWLHSDLAPETHPQGPPASSVVSRLFHGLRESLIVCPTRGEVLSVAMESFNFLTLSVPGEGAWTLQELLVRRFQPQEMVWQCGMCGRRHPCSHQPRLLQPPHVLVLYLRRPSSGAAAARVLFPEGGLALQLYQKHHQHLEARTFRSPEYQLAGVVTREGGESGSVSHHSAFYRGTEKGVWSVWGEQRTAAVSRREVLSQQAAHLLFYTQQEEESQQVSGSSRVRGKAARGGSRDGRLDTGV
- the LOC126986314 gene encoding uncharacterized protein LOC126986314 isoform X17, producing the protein MWWREKDLVCSVAYSEKCEEGTREREFPTMMEFLNSMRGEPNYYGSLERLPLAPVRGKPPPYTSRRQQSRRGGALKGIRGLSSSTGDLTSSSRSRTNSSTSNDGDWEDWGGGGGGGGGGGGGAGDLGIPLNPRDMSDSPIATPTQPHHQRHGSVTYSYVELTSDDRNSDRSPSRERSAPTAPSTPQPQHQRHGSVSYSYVELTSDDRNSDRSPSHERSAPTATPTHPQQHQGSVSYNSYGTTSEPSEARFKTNGNTESSNTSPAQQRHGGREGREQSTRSIKTQQEEKQGNRNTNANRSQERARAKSGDTSDPDTASPASTLERRPRSGSVGNTKSLKNYRELAAIPDHTLVKWNRSKSMSDVFTGDDDAKEFEDKDGTNEGRRRRAASYSDVKDTVAKDREDKDKMKHRERYKDAGDKEGRIKDARRHIPSYKDAKDATGEEGRSENETRHTAQSPSLRSRSEGQEVKDAGGEDGVIHVARPILVRGKDEYEVDYVKEDEVTMQRAHHIVLSSSSSSSSSSPSFSNLPLIRQSDRGSDGEGVFVATPVFLEGSPTSSPPPLAPSSSSSVVHQGSRDEGAGQDPLKREKDTTLSTLRREILHLTRLKEEIEQNLIKSQVELKKQVSGLREERGGLEAEMEERERRLQAQGEEIKDLKDTIAQLQTLVFASDGEVRLQRQASDLLEQLREEKRHRLEERKELQREVRALTSRLQEKEAQLQKYKSDPALSSWGSGGLGGLVKGAVGTWKTSLPDVRREPSPSSFSTSLAEKRRSVSSQSDSSDDSHSTVISSTSRTSRAKDNVSGRLTGSALKSYKAMEFLDKPHIAPVKDSRMSGKLDKAPVEGRPRGGNGRLDKAVDSFRKSYIAPVSDYRVNRASTRRETTAEPYGELDKAPVKGRQKESYVGLDKPVDSFRKSYIAPVSDYRVNRASTRRETTAEPYGELDKAPVEGRQKESYVGLDKPVDSFRKSYIAPVSDYRVNRASTRRETTAEPNGEIDKAPVEGRPKESYVGLDKPVDSFRKSYIATVSDYRVNRASTRPGTAAAPLGKSDKAPVEGRPKESYVGSDKPVDSFVKSYITPVSDYRVNEAPTRPSGKLNKAPLGEGRPRSTPLWSDKAVEVSKKSDTAAMDTVSHAVPLRLDRPWESSRNANRRPTSRTDPDVDCSAPSKSSVVTLDLAPTSLTAPLGDAILSDTVEGRRYAGDGSGKARVRTTIYLQLGDYTGSGGGREGDYEKGLKEEEDGRSGGYQRGLREGRGTDWDSRRSGINERGLGEGGDRDGDFEGGGGEGEYRRSGDFERGLREGEYRRSGDFERGLREGEYRRSGDFGRGLREGGGGDGDYRRSGDFKRGDTDRDYTRTGGYERGLGEGDYMHSRGYEKGLTEGDYGRPAGSNGDYLESENYAKEPKETPQNLVGKSTTPLVHLHHLHHTGQLPQPHVLRPVAPPPPQNTTRLHNAPPQVTREQFRERPPQPLSQVRSGDVEVEAGSRTSWMYKPVEGSGGAPAEEKRRREKVENGRGVEYGRREREPVKGVDYGRRKDQELRSGLESGRGETEAERGMECGRRTNLNPPHAKEGGRRGTESPRGVEDWRNQASELPRSNSIASSVSEAGKGTQATSYIAATIHCLHNIAPLRHFFTEEFRALGVRSELARAVSGVFAALETGRGNREAIQRLRDAVGHRDKIFLLHQDPPAADFLPCLLAWLHSDLAPETHPQGPPASSVVSRLFHGLRESLIVCPTRGEVLSVAMESFNFLTLSVPGEGAWTLQELLVRRFQPQEMVWQCGMCGRRHPCSHQPRLLQPPHVLVLYLRRPSSGAAAARVLFPEGGLALQLYQKHHQHLEARTFRSPEYQLAGVVTREGGESGSVSHHSAFYRGTEKGVWSVWGEQRTAAVSRREVLSQQAAHLLFYTQQEEESQQVSGSSRVRGKAARGGSRDGRLDTGV